From one Streptomyces sp. NBC_01478 genomic stretch:
- a CDS encoding condensation domain-containing protein, with protein sequence MTTTDIPTTAATVRPLSPQQRRMLEFIGGRTDSYYLMVEAFVLKGELDVAALRQAVLRVLDRHEVLRSGYPADQDGYRTIGSAAGLIDRIWTEAPGEGFDSADEALAAGLDTATRPMGLDDEPPLRMWLTRLNPAEAVLIVCGHHMVFDAWTFMLFYEDLAAEYRAVTTGGKPRRLPPQYADAQAPHDDRALDGWSTLFGRRYRETRALNAAAGTPKGPGAVHRRTWPGLSAGVVGAARRHSVTPFVIASVAMLQALADVLGDQEAVFGSAYAGRTTAASANALGYYSTTLFVGEDLGAHRSVDEIVASVGSGLKLWHHSARIQWEDLLARYDADDLYPVKFAFQPKELAERQLRLPGIETSRTSRKKANLSARRPVNLIGSYDADAVSVSMITRTDVLTDERAAALVDGFGRRLTALTEPDPAH encoded by the coding sequence ATGACCACCACAGACATTCCGACGACGGCCGCGACGGTCCGTCCCCTGTCACCCCAGCAACGTCGCATGCTCGAGTTCATCGGCGGACGTACGGACTCCTACTACCTGATGGTCGAGGCGTTCGTCCTCAAGGGCGAGCTGGACGTCGCCGCCCTCCGGCAGGCGGTCCTGCGCGTCCTGGACCGGCACGAGGTGCTCCGCTCCGGGTACCCGGCCGACCAGGACGGATACCGGACCATCGGCTCCGCGGCCGGCCTGATCGACCGGATCTGGACCGAGGCACCCGGAGAGGGCTTCGACTCCGCCGACGAGGCGCTGGCCGCCGGCCTCGACACGGCGACCCGCCCCATGGGCCTGGACGACGAACCCCCGCTCCGGATGTGGCTGACCCGCCTGAACCCGGCCGAGGCCGTCCTGATCGTCTGCGGACACCACATGGTGTTCGACGCCTGGACGTTCATGCTGTTCTACGAGGACCTCGCCGCCGAGTACCGGGCCGTCACCACCGGTGGAAAACCACGCCGCCTGCCGCCGCAGTACGCCGACGCCCAGGCACCCCACGACGACCGGGCACTCGACGGATGGTCCACGCTCTTCGGCCGCCGGTACCGCGAGACCAGGGCACTGAACGCCGCCGCCGGGACACCCAAGGGCCCCGGCGCGGTCCACCGCCGCACCTGGCCCGGGCTGAGTGCCGGAGTCGTCGGCGCGGCCCGAAGGCACTCGGTCACCCCGTTCGTCATCGCCTCGGTCGCGATGCTCCAGGCCCTCGCGGACGTCCTCGGCGACCAGGAGGCCGTGTTCGGCTCCGCCTACGCGGGCCGCACCACGGCGGCCTCCGCGAACGCGCTCGGCTACTACTCGACGACCCTGTTCGTCGGCGAGGACCTCGGCGCCCACCGGTCGGTGGACGAGATCGTCGCCTCCGTCGGCAGCGGCCTCAAGCTCTGGCACCACAGCGCGCGCATCCAGTGGGAGGACCTCCTCGCCCGCTACGACGCGGACGACCTGTATCCGGTGAAGTTCGCCTTCCAGCCGAAGGAACTGGCGGAACGGCAACTGCGACTTCCCGGCATCGAGACGTCGAGGACCAGCCGCAAGAAGGCGAACCTGTCCGCGCGCCGGCCGGTCAACCTCATCGGCTCCTACGACGCCGACGCCGTCTCGGTGTCGATGATCACGCGCACCGACGTGCTCACCGACGAGCGCGCGGCGGCACTCGTCGACGGCTTCGGCCGACGCCTCACGGCCCTCACCGAACCCGACCCGGCCCACTAG
- a CDS encoding ATP-grasp domain-containing protein, protein MSSNINFLLDAVRKLASSVAVRGVLTFEEMFLSATCRIADELGLPSLGDGVAENCRDKERTRHLLTAGGVRQPRFAFARTAKEAASIGEEFGYPVVLKPRGLAGSIGVIMVRSTADIEDGFHVAASAARDGAQRHGGGALVEQYLAGPEIAVDSVVVDGRLEPLYIIRKRFGPEPFFEETGQTINSDDPLLFDADLIEMLRTAHTTLGIRTGMTHTEIRLTPAGPVIIEVNGRLAGDFVPHLAKLATGLDGATIAARVACGEPPLVERAVRRSAAHQIVYADQDGTFNAVTLPSPAHHPNLVATGTLLPTGTAVALPPRGYMARLGYAIVTAPSADECEASLVAAVADMSVDITPSR, encoded by the coding sequence GTGAGTTCGAACATCAATTTCCTGCTCGACGCCGTGCGGAAACTGGCCTCATCGGTCGCCGTTCGAGGCGTACTCACTTTTGAGGAGATGTTCCTCTCCGCCACCTGCCGGATCGCCGACGAGCTCGGCCTCCCGTCGCTGGGCGACGGTGTCGCCGAGAACTGCCGCGACAAGGAACGGACCCGGCACCTGCTCACGGCCGGCGGAGTCCGGCAGCCCCGCTTCGCCTTCGCCAGAACCGCGAAGGAAGCCGCCTCGATCGGTGAGGAGTTCGGCTACCCGGTGGTCCTCAAACCCCGCGGGCTGGCCGGCAGCATCGGCGTCATCATGGTCCGCTCGACGGCCGACATCGAGGACGGGTTCCATGTCGCGGCCTCGGCCGCGCGGGACGGCGCCCAACGGCACGGCGGCGGCGCGCTGGTGGAGCAGTACCTGGCCGGCCCGGAGATCGCCGTCGACTCCGTCGTGGTCGACGGACGACTGGAGCCGCTGTACATCATCAGGAAGCGCTTCGGGCCGGAGCCGTTCTTCGAGGAGACCGGCCAGACCATCAACTCCGACGACCCGCTGCTCTTCGACGCCGACCTGATCGAGATGCTGCGGACCGCTCACACGACGCTCGGCATCCGTACCGGCATGACACACACCGAGATCAGACTGACTCCGGCCGGCCCTGTGATCATCGAGGTCAACGGACGGCTCGCCGGCGACTTCGTCCCGCACCTGGCGAAACTCGCGACGGGACTGGACGGCGCGACCATCGCGGCCCGGGTGGCCTGCGGGGAACCGCCCCTCGTCGAACGGGCGGTCCGGCGCAGCGCGGCCCACCAGATCGTCTACGCCGACCAGGACGGGACGTTCAACGCGGTCACCCTCCCCAGCCCCGCCCACCACCCCAACCTCGTGGCCACCGGAACACTCCTCCCCACCGGCACGGCCGTCGCGCTTCCCCCGCGCGGCTACATGGCCCGCCTGGGCTACGCGATCGTCACGGCGCCATCGGCAGACGAGTGCGAGGCATCTCTCGTGGCCGCGGTCGCCGACATGTCCGTCGACATCACACCATCGAGGTGA
- a CDS encoding FAD-dependent oxidoreductase — MNSTLLCDVVVVGAGFAGLMCADRLSRLGYTVTIVEKAPAALAGTSSRNEGWLHAGTYHALSVRDRREAAAVAKRCRFGWEEIQRRFSECVEAEKGKAVAILPEAKLAESLSRWEEARVGHVRLSASQFGHIAEHVRVGADEAAFAVDDLGINTPMLAASLIAELRNRGVRILLGARILGRSDDLLHVATADEAFDLAHRFIVCAAGFETERACADLEIPPVQVRLWRSHLVTAPKVAPVSVFGVAPQQAAMINHGAWSIIGFNEDATLVDRPTFDVDPVIADRLEEAVRWRFPKADLSAARRTACVKVDYAVHENSVRSLNVRMLPVLDNAVVVLPGKMTEAPYSANVVASHVFEMLGQGGVTARPIDTYELTNQGS; from the coding sequence ATGAATTCAACTCTGCTTTGCGACGTCGTCGTGGTCGGCGCTGGATTTGCCGGACTCATGTGCGCGGACCGACTCTCCAGGCTCGGTTACACGGTCACGATCGTCGAGAAGGCGCCGGCCGCTCTCGCGGGAACCAGCAGCCGGAACGAGGGGTGGCTGCACGCCGGCACTTACCACGCGTTGTCGGTCCGCGACCGCCGTGAGGCAGCGGCCGTCGCCAAGCGGTGCCGCTTCGGCTGGGAGGAGATCCAGCGCCGCTTCTCCGAGTGCGTGGAGGCCGAGAAGGGCAAGGCCGTCGCGATCCTTCCCGAAGCAAAGCTGGCGGAGTCGCTGAGCAGATGGGAGGAGGCCAGGGTCGGGCATGTGCGGCTGAGCGCCTCGCAGTTCGGGCACATCGCCGAGCACGTCCGCGTCGGAGCGGACGAGGCGGCCTTCGCGGTCGACGACCTCGGGATCAACACCCCGATGCTGGCCGCCAGCCTCATCGCCGAGCTGCGCAACCGCGGCGTACGCATCCTCCTGGGTGCCCGGATCCTCGGCCGCTCGGACGACCTTCTGCACGTCGCGACCGCTGACGAGGCCTTCGATCTCGCCCACCGGTTCATCGTCTGCGCGGCCGGCTTCGAGACGGAACGTGCCTGCGCGGACCTGGAGATCCCGCCGGTGCAGGTCCGGCTCTGGCGGAGCCACCTGGTGACCGCGCCCAAGGTGGCGCCCGTGTCGGTGTTCGGCGTGGCCCCTCAACAGGCCGCGATGATCAACCACGGGGCCTGGAGCATCATCGGGTTCAACGAGGACGCGACCCTCGTCGACCGGCCGACGTTCGACGTGGACCCCGTGATCGCCGACCGGCTCGAAGAGGCCGTGCGGTGGCGCTTCCCCAAGGCGGACCTGAGCGCCGCGAGGCGGACCGCCTGCGTGAAGGTCGACTACGCGGTGCACGAGAACAGCGTGCGGTCCCTGAACGTCCGCATGCTTCCCGTCCTCGACAACGCCGTGGTCGTGCTGCCCGGGAAGATGACCGAGGCCCCCTACAGCGCCAACGTCGTCGCCAGCCACGTCTTCGAAATGCTCGGCCAGGGCGGTGTCACGGCCCGCCCCATCGACACCTACGAGTTGACCAATCAGGGGAGCTGA
- a CDS encoding aldo/keto reductase: protein MSSTSTHRVRGVELGLGLIGIGRPWPTPEAAVIPAEQARALLDRAIELGIRFFDTAAAYGRSEEVLGEYLGDLPAARREELVIATKCGEAWPAPEGAQPDHSLGALEKSFERSRRLLGRVDLLQLHKCTVDDLRDEQLLAWFEGLRTAGEVGAVGVSVSSEAALRAALDVAVFDTVQFPANSANAGFTTAFAEAERSHLPLLNRPMASGALAGTGNPFAFHTAAFRRAVVLTGTTRISHLEANAAAFASALEATTDQDL from the coding sequence ATGAGCAGCACGTCGACCCACCGGGTGCGCGGAGTCGAACTCGGGCTCGGACTCATCGGTATCGGCCGGCCGTGGCCCACCCCGGAAGCCGCCGTGATCCCCGCCGAGCAGGCCCGGGCCCTCCTCGACCGGGCGATCGAGCTGGGCATCCGCTTCTTCGACACGGCCGCCGCGTACGGCAGGAGCGAGGAGGTGCTCGGCGAGTACCTCGGCGACCTGCCCGCCGCCCGCCGCGAGGAACTGGTGATCGCGACCAAGTGCGGCGAGGCCTGGCCGGCCCCGGAGGGCGCGCAGCCGGACCATTCGCTCGGCGCCCTGGAGAAGAGCTTCGAGCGGTCCCGTCGGCTGCTCGGCCGTGTCGACCTCCTCCAGTTGCACAAGTGCACGGTCGACGACCTGCGCGACGAGCAGCTCCTGGCCTGGTTCGAGGGCCTGCGGACCGCCGGAGAGGTCGGCGCCGTAGGAGTCAGCGTCTCCTCCGAGGCGGCGCTGCGCGCGGCACTCGACGTGGCCGTCTTCGACACCGTCCAGTTCCCGGCGAACTCGGCCAACGCCGGCTTCACCACCGCGTTCGCCGAGGCCGAGCGCTCGCACCTGCCCCTGCTCAACCGGCCCATGGCGTCCGGCGCACTGGCCGGCACCGGCAACCCCTTCGCCTTCCACACGGCGGCCTTCCGGCGAGCGGTCGTGCTGACCGGCACCACCCGCATCAGCCACCTGGAGGCGAACGCGGCGGCGTTCGCCTCGGCCCTCGAGGCGACCACGGACCAGGACCTGTAG
- a CDS encoding AMP-binding protein: MSTRQSGRPATHPVVGLLEQAVAARPEGIAIETSDRTITYRELGDEVADLAAWFGAQGVVPQDRILIRAERGSGFVTALLASWSAGAVPAPVDGAHPEARIARYRRAARPRWVLSPAPEPALVRLDDGHAPAPDDGLSHILFTSGTTGDPAAVAVGPEPLRAMSRWYAEQFAPGPTDRVALLGGLGHDPVLRDLIAALLGTATLVVPDPEVLGRPGRLAAFAERAELTVLHCTPALLEFGLLLGTDPDHRLPRLRLILCGGAPLPGEIAERTKLLCDTARLLNVYGTTETPQIAAAHELRAPRGEGEHVPIGSGVAGAVVLLGSELPGTGPAADEIVVRSRNLALGYLDDKRSADRFRPDPLGEEGYRLYLTGDVGARGADGELHVTGRADRQISVNGYRVALQEIEAAATRHPQVARAAAALEAGPRGDVLALTVTVRDGSSLTPAELRRHLRGELPAHAVPSAVGFGESVLDPNHKTRLVSNG, translated from the coding sequence TTGAGTACACGGCAGTCCGGCAGACCGGCGACGCATCCGGTCGTCGGCCTCCTCGAACAGGCGGTCGCGGCTCGTCCGGAGGGCATCGCGATCGAGACGTCCGACCGGACGATCACGTACCGGGAACTCGGCGACGAGGTGGCAGACCTCGCCGCGTGGTTCGGTGCCCAGGGGGTCGTACCCCAGGACCGGATCCTCATCAGGGCCGAGCGCGGCAGCGGCTTCGTCACCGCTCTGCTCGCCTCCTGGTCGGCGGGGGCCGTGCCGGCGCCGGTCGACGGCGCGCACCCGGAGGCCCGGATCGCCCGCTACCGCAGGGCCGCCCGGCCCCGCTGGGTGCTGTCGCCGGCACCGGAGCCCGCTCTGGTCCGCCTCGACGACGGCCACGCGCCGGCGCCCGACGACGGCCTGAGCCACATCCTCTTCACCTCCGGCACCACCGGTGATCCGGCCGCGGTCGCCGTCGGGCCCGAGCCGCTGCGGGCGATGTCCCGCTGGTACGCCGAGCAGTTCGCCCCCGGCCCCACCGACCGGGTCGCCCTGCTGGGCGGGCTGGGCCACGACCCGGTCCTGCGCGACCTGATCGCCGCGCTCCTGGGCACCGCGACCCTGGTCGTACCCGACCCCGAAGTGCTCGGCAGGCCCGGCCGGTTGGCCGCCTTCGCCGAACGCGCGGAACTCACCGTCCTGCACTGCACACCGGCCCTGCTCGAGTTCGGCCTGCTCCTGGGCACCGACCCGGACCACCGGCTGCCACGCCTCCGCCTGATCCTCTGCGGCGGAGCCCCCCTGCCCGGCGAGATCGCGGAACGGACCAAGCTCCTCTGCGACACGGCCCGCCTCCTCAACGTCTACGGCACGACGGAGACGCCGCAGATCGCCGCCGCCCACGAGCTGCGCGCACCGCGCGGCGAGGGGGAGCACGTGCCCATCGGCAGCGGTGTGGCAGGCGCGGTGGTCCTGCTGGGATCCGAACTCCCCGGCACCGGCCCGGCCGCGGACGAGATCGTCGTCCGCAGCAGGAACCTGGCACTCGGGTACCTCGACGACAAGCGGTCCGCCGACCGCTTCCGGCCCGACCCGCTCGGCGAGGAGGGCTACCGGCTCTACCTGACCGGGGACGTCGGCGCCCGTGGGGCCGACGGCGAACTGCACGTCACCGGCAGGGCCGACCGGCAGATATCCGTCAACGGCTACCGGGTCGCCCTCCAGGAGATCGAGGCCGCGGCCACCCGCCACCCCCAGGTCGCCCGGGCGGCCGCGGCGCTGGAAGCGGGCCCGCGCGGAGACGTCCTCGCGCTCACCGTCACCGTCCGGGACGGGAGCTCCCTCACCCCGGCCGAGCTCCGTCGGCATCTGCGCGGTGAACTGCCCGCGCACGCCGTCCCCTCGGCGGTCGGCTTCGGCGAGTCCGTTCTCGATCCCAACCACAAGACACGCCTCGTATCGAACGGCTGA
- a CDS encoding phosphopantetheine-binding protein, with translation MQSELDVMEKKIAALWAEALGLDSVAGDEDFFDLGGTSITAIRLLPEIAEEFGVEPSIGVIFDHPTAREMAAALAELGAEAGV, from the coding sequence GTGCAGTCCGAACTCGATGTCATGGAGAAGAAGATCGCGGCCCTGTGGGCGGAGGCCCTCGGCCTCGACAGCGTGGCCGGTGACGAGGACTTCTTCGACCTGGGGGGCACCTCCATCACGGCCATCCGGCTGCTGCCCGAGATCGCGGAGGAGTTCGGCGTCGAGCCGAGCATCGGCGTGATCTTCGACCACCCCACCGCACGCGAGATGGCGGCCGCGCTGGCCGAGCTCGGTGCCGAGGCCGGGGTCTGA